CGCAGCACCAATTCGCGCACGCCGCTGGCGTCGGTGGCGCCCATGGGTTCGGCGCCCGGGAACAGGATGATGCCGCCCCAGGGGTTGGCCGCGCCGGCGACGATCTCGCCGGCCACCTGCAGCGCCGGGCCGCCATCGCGGCCCTGGCCCACGGTCAGCCTGGACTGCGAACGCCCGCCGATCATCTGGTCGCTGGTCGCCGACCAGCTCGGTGCCGGCTGGCCTTCGCGCAGTAGTTCCACCGCGCCCGCGGCCACCCGCGGCGCCGGCTTGTCGGCCACGCGGGCCACGCTGTAGCCGTTCTTCCACACCGCGCGGATCGCGCGCGTGGCGGTGATGTCGGCACTGGGATCGCCGTCGACCAGGACCAGGTCGGCGCGCAGGCCGGCGGCGATGCGGCCGCGGTCGCTCAGGCCGAAGCGCTGCGCCGGCGCCGAGGTCGCCGCGCGCAAGGCTTCCACCGGGCTCAGTCCGGCCTGCACCAGCAGCGCCAGTTCGGCGTGCTGGCTGGCGCCGTGGGTGGTGCCGGGGTTGCCGGCGTCGGTGCCGGCCAGCAGGGTCACCCCGGCCGCATGCAGGCGGCGCACGTTCTCCAAAGCATTGGGCAGGTGGTGGGCGATATGCTGCGGCAGCGGGAAGGTCTGGTTCAGCGCGTCCTTCTGCGCCGGCTGCAGCATCGGCGCGATGCGCGGGTCGGCCGCGAGCTTGGCGCCCTCGCCGGCGCGCGACAGCGTGGCCATCACGCTCAGGGTCGGGGTGACGAAGGCGTCGCGGCGCTTGATCGCGGCCACCAGTTCGTCGTCGGCCACGCGATCGCTGTAGATGTGGATCAGGCCGTCGGCGCCGGCGTCGATGACCTTGCGCGCGTCGCCGACCTGGGCCACGTGCACCAGCGCCCGCTTGTCGTGCCGGTGCGCGGCGACGATCGTCGCCTGCATCGCGGCGTCCGACAGGGTCGGGATGCGCGGCTTGCCGGTGTAAGCGGCGCCGTTGTCGACCACCAGCTTGATGTAGTCCGAGCCCTCGGCGATGCGCTCGCGCACGAAGGCTTCGGCCTGGGCCGGGTCGTCCAGGGTCGGTATGGCCAGGCCGTACTCGCTGCCGTGGCCGCCCTTGGCGGTGACCAGGGTGCCGGCCGACCACAGGTCGGCGCGGTCGGTGCGGGCCAGGCTCTGGCGCTCCTTGCCCGCCGCGGGCAGCAGGCGGTGGTCGGTGAACATGTCCAGTTCGGTGGTCACGCCGAAACGCAGGGCGTCGCGGCGGGCCTCGCCGAAGCTGTGGGTGTGGGCATCGATCAGGCCCGGCAACAGGGTGCCGCCGCGGCCGTCCACCACCGGCACGCCGGCCGGGATCTGCAACTGCGGGCCGATGGCGGCGATCCGGCCGTCGCGCACCAGCACGGTGGTGGCCGGCTGCATGCGCTGGCCGTCGAATACGCGTACGTCGCGGATGGCGACGTCGTCGCTGTCGCCGGCCGGCTCGGCAGCCAACGCGGTCGCGCTCAGGGCGGCCAGCACCAATACGGCCAGCCAGCGGGGTCTGGGAAGGTTCATTCGGGGCTCCATGAGGGCCGGCCGGACCGGCTTCGGGGTGGCGCCACTGTCGCGATCCGGCCGTGCGCGCGGCAGTGGGCGCCGTCACCGGGCCTCCATGACAGCTGTCAGCCGGCGCGGGCCGGAGGGGGTTATCGCCGTGTCGCGGACGTGGTAAACTCACTCAAGCTATTGAATTGAAACGAAAAACACCTCAACGCCAGCTGCCATGGCAGGCCGTTGCGGCTTTCCTCGTTTCAGCCCATGCGCGTTTCTACCTGCACGATTCGACCTGCATGAAGGGCGGCGCTTGGCGACCCGATACCAACCGGGGCGCTGCAACTGCGAGCGCCCGGCCACGGAGGCCGGGCCTGTTCTTCATCCCACGATGCTTCGGCCGGATGCCGACGACCATTGGAGATCCTGTGATGACCCTGCTCAGCCCTCTCGCGCCGCTGCGCGCCCACGCCGGCGCGCGCCGCACCATCGGCCTCGACGACGCCACCGTCGAGCGTTTCGCCGCCAGCCATGCGGAACTGGCCGAGGTCATCGAAGCCGCCGCCGCCGAATACGCGGCCGTGCGCGCCGACATCGCCGAGCTGCTGGACCTGGACGAGGACGCGCAGATCCGCGCCGTGCAGGCCGGCTACGTCAACTTCTATACCGACGACGGCGTGAACCCCTACGTGGCCCTGGCCGCGCGCGGTCCGTGGATCGTGACCCTGAAGGGCGCGGTGCTGCACGACTCCGGCGGCTACGGCATGCTCGGTTTCGGCCACACTCCGGGCGCGGTGATCGCGGCCATGGCCAAGCCGCAGGCGATGGCCAACATCATGACCCCGTCGCTGTCGCAGCTGCGCTTCGACCGCGCCCTGCGCGCCGCCATCGGCGGCGAGCGCGGCTGCCCCTACACCCGCTTCCTGTGCTTGAACTCGGGCTCGGAATCGGTGTCGCTGGCCGCGCGCATCGCCGACGTCAACAGCAAGCTGATGACCGACCCGGGCGCCAAGTACGCCGGCCGCGCGATCAAGCGCGTGGTGGTCAAGGGCAGCTTCCACGGCCGCACCGAGCGCCCCGCGCTGTACTCGGATTCCTCGCGCAAGGCCTACGTGCAGTACCTGGCCAGCTTCCGCAACGAGGACTCGGTGATCACCGTCGAGCCCTACGACATCGAGGCGCTGAACAAGGCCTTCGCCGACGCCGACGCCAACGGCTGGTTCATCGAGGCCATGTTCCTGGAACCGGTGATGGGCGAAGGCGACCCGGGCCGCAGCGTGCCGCCGGCGTTCTACGCCGCCGCGCGCGAGCTGACCCGCAGCCACGGCTCGCTGCTGCTGGTGGACTCGATCCAGGCCGGCCTGCGCGCGCACGGCGTGCTGTCCATCGTCGACTACCCGGGCTTCGAAGGCCTGGACGCGCCCGACATGGAAACCTATTCCAAGGCGCTCAACGCCGGCCAGTACCCGCTGTCGGTGCTGGCGGTGGGCGAGCGCGCGGCCTCGCTGTACCGCAAGGGCCTGTACGGCAACACCATGACCACCAACCCGCGCGCGCTGGAAGTGGCGGTGGCGGTGCTGCAGCAGATCACCCCGCAGCTGCAGGCCAACATCCGCGCGCGCGGCAGCGAGGCGCTGCAGAAGCTGGAACAGCTCAAGAGCGAGCTCGGCGGCCTGATCACCAAGGTCCAGGGCACCGGCCTGCTGTTCTCCTGCGAGCTGTCGCCGCAGTTCAAGTGCTATGGCGCCGGCTCGATCGAGGAATGGCTGCGCGAGCGCGGCATCGGCGTGATCCACGGCGGCGTCAACTCGCTGCGCTTCACCCCCAACTTCACCATCACCAGCGCCGAGCTGGAGCTGCTGGTGAGCATGGTCGGTCGCGCCCTGAAGGAAGGCCCGCGCGCGCAGCAGGCCGCCGCGGCCTGAAGGCAAGAGTTGCGAATAGGAGTTGGAAGATAGCGACCGCTGGCCTTCGCTTTCGCTAACTCCTATCTTTGCTCCTTCCCTTCTATTTTCCCCTCAAGGACCAGAGCGCCGCCGCGGGCCGTGGACACCCGCCGCGGCCCGTTCCATTCCCATGGCGCTAGACCTGATCCCGGCCCGGCACGAACGCGACATCCATGCCGCGCAGCGGCGGTTCGCGATCGACCAGGCGCTGCACGCGCAGTTGCAGGCGCGTGCGCAGCCGCCCGACGACTATCCGCTGCTGCGCGCCCTGCGCTATCACGACGACACGGCTTTCCCGCTGGCCGAGCTGCGCGCGCTGCACGCCGAACTGCTGCGGGTCGAAACCCGTTTCACCGAACCCAGCCAAGTGCGCGAGCTGCTGTGTTTCGTCGAGCGGACCATCGCCGACGGGGATAACCTCTACGCCACCGCCGACTGAGGCCGCGCGGCGCTTGCGCCCTGCCCCACACCCCAACGATCCTGACCGGCCAGGATCGCCCGCCCCGCCCGAGGCCGCCCATGAAAGTCGTAGAAGTCAGCCATCCCCTGGTGCAGCACAAGCTCGGCCTGATGCGCCGCGCCGGCAACAGCACCAAGGAATTCCGCGAACTCGCCTCCGAAGTCGCCACCCTGCTCACCTACGAGGCCACCTCGGACCTGGAGACCGAGGAAGCGACCATCGAAGGCTGGGCCGGCCCGGTCGCGATCCGCCGGATCAAGGGCGCCAAGGTCACCCTGGTGCCGATCCTGCGCGCCGGCCTGGGCATGCTGCCGGGCGTGCTGGAGCTGATCCCCTCGGCCAAGGTCGGCGTGGTCGGCCTGCAGCGCGACGAACGCACCCTGCAGCCGGTGGGCTACTACGAGAAGCTAACCGGGCGCATGGACGAGCGCACCGCGCTGATCCTGGACCCCATGCTCGCCACCGGCGGCACCCTGATCGCCACCGTGGACATGCTCAAGGCCGCCGGCTGCCGCCGGATCAAGGGCCTGTTCCTGGTCGCCGCGCCCGAGGGCTTGCGCGCGCTGGAAGCCAGGCACCCCGACGTGGAAGTGTTCACCGCCTCGGTGGACCAGCGCCTCAACGAAGTCGGCTACATCCTCCCCGGCCTGGGCGACGCCGGCGACAAGATCTTCGGCACCAAGCACGAAAGCTGAGCCGGCCTTTACGCACCGCCCCCCGTCTGCTTTGGGGTAGGAGCGGCGTAAGCCGCGACCAAGAAACCACACCTGCCGCGCGCCTTGCACGAAGCCCCCTGTAGGAGCGGCGCAAGCCGCGACCGCGAAGCTACGCCTCACAGCGCAAGCTCCGCTTCGTGCGCATTCTGCGGGAGCGGCCCCCAGCATGCCCGTACAGCCCGGCCGATGTCCTTACCTCATGCGGAGCAAATCGCGACTCACGCCGCTTCCACAGGGAGCCGGTGAGCGCGGCGATTGGGTGAGGGCGCCGTCGCCGCTTGCGCCGCTCCTACAGTCGGATGCGTGAGCTGCGCGGCAATTGGGTGAGGGCGCGGTCGCGGCTTACGCCGCTCCTACCCCTGTCGCGACGGCGAAGCTCTTGTAGGAGCGGCGCAAGCCGCGACCGCGAAGCTCGCCGCCCAGCGCAAGCTCCGCTCCGCACGCCTTCTGTGGGAGAGACGTAAGTCGCGATCGGCCGCAGTAATAGCCGACCTGCCATTGCCCGCACCGCCGGACCGAGCTCTTTCCTCATGCGATGCAAATCGCGGCTCACGCCGCTCCCACAGGGAGCCGGTGAGCGCGGCGATTGGGTGAGGGCGCGGTCGCGGCTTGCGCCGCTCCTACCCCTGGGCGTCGCGGGATTCGGCCAGTGCGCGGGCTTTGGCGCGGCGCCTGCGGCGCCCCACCAGCGCGATCACGATCACCAAGGCGCCACCGCCGAACCACGGCCACAGCCGGTGCGCGCCTTCGGCCGCGGCCTCCGCCGGCTCGGGCACCGGCGCGGCGTTCAAGGCCGCCGCCGCGGTCGCGGCCGACATGCGCCAGCGCCCCTGCTGCAACTCCACCCGGCCTTCCAGCGGCGGCAGGCGCAGCTCGCGCCAGGTCACGCGCAGGTCGCCGATCTGCGGGTCCAGCGGATTCTCGGCGCTGCCCAGGCCGTCGCCTTCGGGCTGGAAGGTCGCGGCCAGGTTGGCCGGCAAGCGCGAAAAATTAGGCCGGAACAGCCGCCACTCGCCCAGCCCCTGCAACAGGGTGAGGTCCACCGGCTTGCCGTCCAGCGTGGCCGAGTCCGACCACCAGCGCTGGTTCTCCAGCGGCAGCGTCGGCGGATTCTCGTGCCCGGGCGCGAAGCCCTGCGAATCGATGCGCGCGGCATTCCACACGCGCTGGTAGCCGCCGCCGGACACGGCCTGCCACTGATACATCTCCACCCGCCGGTCCAGGCCGAACTGGCGCGTGAGCACGCCGAACTCGCGATCGCGCAGCGGCTCGGCGGTACGCGGCTCGTCTACCGGCGTTGCCGCCACGGGCGCCTGCGCCGGCGCGGTCGGCGCCTGCGCCGAGGCCGCGGCGGCGAACGCTAGCGGCAGCAGCCATGCCGCGCGCCGCACAGGCCTCATGCGGCCAGGGCCCGCGCTTGCAGTTCGGCGACCTCGTGCGCGGTGCCGAACCGTCCCTTGTCGTCGCGCACCACCTGCGCCAGCGCGCAACCCGGGTCGTGGGTGAAGAACAGATGCACGTTGCGCTCGAGCTTGTCGGCCAGGAACGCCTTCTTCTCGTCGATGAGCAACTCGGCATTGCGGTCGTAGCCCATGGTGATGGGCACGTGCACCCAGGGCCGGCCGGGGATCAGGTCGGCGCAGAACACCACGCCGCCGTGCGGCTGCCCGTCCACGCTTTCCGGCCCGACGATCTCGGCCAGCATCAGCCCCGGCGTGTGGCCGTCGCTGTAGTGGAAACGCACGCTGTCGCCTAGCGCGCGCGAATGCTCGCCGTCCACCAGTTCCAGGCGGCCGCTGGCTTCCAACAGGCCCGGCAGCTCGGGAATGAAACTGGCGCGGTCGCGCGCATGCGGCGAGGTCGCACGCTGGTAGTGCGCGCGGCCGACCAGATACTGCGCGTTGGGGAACAGCAGCTGCGGCGCCTGGCCTTCCTGCCAGGGCGCGAGCAGGCCGCCGGCGTGGTCGAAGTGCAGGTGCGAGAGCACCACCACGTCGATGTCCTGCGGCGCGAAGCCGGCGCCGGCCAGCGATTCCAGCAGTACGTGGCGTTCTTCGTTGACGCCGTAGCGCTCGCGCAGCTTGGGCTCGAAGAAGGCGCCGATGCCCGTTTCGAACAGCACGGTCTTGCCGGCCAGCGGGCTGGCCAACAGCGCGCGGCAGGCCAGGTCGATGCGGTTCTCGGCGTCGGGCGGCGACCAGCGCTCCCACAGGGCGCGCGGCGCGTTGCCGAACATGGCGCCGCCGTCGAGCTTTTGGCTGTTGCCGAGTAAGGACCAGAGTTTCATGCGAGCGATCCGGTTGGGGGCGGACTACACAGAGGCGGGCGCGGCAGCGTGCCGGCGAGCCGCGCGACTGCGGCCTGCATAGGTTAACTCCGGCCGCGTTAGCGCCGCGATAGCGACCGCCGACTCAAGGCGCCGGCGCGGCCACGGTAGTGAAATGGAACACGAAACGGCCGGCCTTGCCCTTGTCCGCGGTCACCTCGATCGGCGCCAGCGGCCGGTCCGCGCGCAGGCGCGCGCTGCCGCTGGCGCTGACCCGGCTGATCAGCCCGGTGCTGTGGCCGACGATCTTGATCGGCATCTCCTGGCCCGGCACCAGCACCAGCCGGGCGATGGTCGGATCGCTGCCGCGCGGGCGCGCGACGGCTTCTTCGCCGGTGTCCACGTAGTCGCGCGAACTCAGCGAGAACAGGCCTTCGCCGCCGCCTTCGATGTCGAAGCTCCAGGCGGTGCTGCCGTTGCTGCCGTCGTCGAGCACGTCGATGCGGTCCAGGGTCAGCAGGATCGCGGTCGGTCCCGCTGCGGGCGACTTGGGCGCGGGCGGATTCGCGGGCTTGGCCGCGGCGGCCGCGGGCGCGGGCTTGGCCTCGTCGCGCAGCCAGTCGCGCACGTTGTTGATCAGGGTGGTCAGGCCGACCAGGAACGCGAGCACGGCCACCGAAATGGCGGGCACGCGCGTGTACCAGGGTTTGTTCTGTTGTTCGCTCACCACTGGCCCCTGTGCGCCGCGCCCTGATCCGTAGCGCGCAATCTACCGCGACGCGCGCGACGGCTCTAGCGCCGCCGCGCGAGTTTCGCCCTCAGGGCTGCGGCAGCACCGCCGCCTGGCCCACCGGGTTGCGCGGGTCGGTGCCGCCGGACAGGGTGTTGGCGGCCTTGTCCCACATCACCGTCTGCAGGTTGCCCCAGGTGGATTCGCCGGCATTCACGGTGTGGCCCATGGCCTGCAGCGCGGCCACGGTCTGCGCCGACAGCGCGCCGGCCTCGGCCGAGATCGCATCGGGCATCCATTGGTGGTGGTAGCGCGGCAGCGCCGCGACCTGCTGCGGCGCCAGGCCGGCGTCGTAGGCCAGCACCGCCAGCAGCACCTGGGTGATGATGCGGCTGCCGCCGGGCGCGCCGACCGCGATCACCTTGTCCTTGGATTCCAGGAAGCTGGGCGTCATCGAGCTGAGCATGCGCTTGCCGGGCTCGGGCGCGTTGGCGGCGAAACCCATCACGCCGAAGGCGTTGGGCGTGCCCGGGCGCAGCGCGAAATCGTCCATCTCGTTGTTGAGCAGCACGCCGGTGCCCGGCGCGACCATGCCCGAGCCGTACAGCAGGTTCACCGTCTGGGTGGCCGACACGCGGTTGCCTTCGGCGTCGATGATCGAGAAGTGGGTGGTTTCGTCGTCTTCCAGCGGCGCCGGCTGGCCCGACAGCAGGGCGCTGGGCGTGGCCTTTTCGGGGTGGATGGTGGCGCGCAGGCCGGCGGCGTAGTCGGCGCTGGTCAGACGCGCCAGCGGCACCTTCACGAAATCCGGATCGCCCAGGTAGATGGTGCGGTCGCGGTAGGCGCGGCGCATGGCCTCGGCGACGATGTGCACGCGGTGCGCTTCGTCCAGCTTGGACAGGTCCCAGCCTTGCAGTATCTGCAGGATCTCGGCCATGGCCACGCCGCCCGACGACGGCGGCGGCGCGGTGGTGATGTCCCAGCCGCGGTATTTCAGGCGCAGCGGCTCGCGCTCGCGCACCTGGTAGCCGGACAGTTCCTCTGCGCGCCACTGGCCGCCTTCCTGCTTGACCGCGGCCAGCAGCTTCTTGGCGACTTCGCCGCGGTAAAAACCGTCATAGCCTTTGTCCGCCAGCAGTTCCAGCGTGCGCGCCAGGTCGGGCTGCTTCAGCGTCTCGCCGGCCTTGGGCGGCGTGCCGTCGGCCAGGAACACCGCGCGCGTGCCGGGGTAGCGCTCCATCACTTCGCGGCGGCTGCCGTAGCCCTTCTCCAGCCGCGCATACACGCTGAAGCCGTCGCGCGCGATGCGGATGGCCGGCTGCAGCGAGGTGCGCAGCGGCAGCTTGCCGTAGCGCTCGGCCAGGTGCACCAGCGCCGCCGGCAGGCCGGGGATGCCGGCCGACCACGGGCCGTTGGTGGCGCGGTCGCGGTCGAGCTCGCCGTTCTTGTCCAGATAGGCCGCCGGCGTGGCCGCGGCCGGCGCGGTCTCGCGCGCGTCCACGAACACGTCGCGGCCGCTCTTGGCCTCGTGCAGCAGGAAGAAACCGCCGCCGCCGATGCCGGAACTGATCGGCTCCACCACCGACAGCGTGGCCGACACCGCGATCGCCGCGTCGAAGGCGTTGCCGCCCTGGCGCAGGATGTCCAGGCCGGCCTGGGTCGACAGCTCGTGCGCGCTGGCGACGACCGCGCCCGGCGGATGCGCGGCGCGTTGCGGCGCCTGCGCGGCTTGCGCCGGCGCCAGCACGCAGGCGCCCGCCAGCGCCAAAGACAAGCAACCGGCCTGCAGCGCGGAGGCGATGCGCATCGTGTTCACTCCTGTTGAAGACGCTGCAGCTTGGCCAGCAGCTGTTCGTGGGATTCGGGATGGCCGGGGTCGGGATCGATGCACTCGACCGGGCAGACCACCACGCACTGCGGCTCGTCGTAATGGCCCACGCACTCGGTGCAGCGCGCCGGGTCGATCACGTAGATGGTTTCGCCCTGCGAGATCGCCTGGTTCGGGCAGGCCGGCTCGCAGACGTCGCAATTGACGCAGAGTTCGTTGATGCGCAGGGACATGGGGGGACTATGCCACTCGATGCGGGGATTTTCGCATTGCTGGGGCGCGGGTGCGACTTGGCGAGGTCCTGGGTGGTAGGACGCTGTATTTCCTAGGACGGCGCGATGGGCGCCGCCCGGCCCGAGCGCGCAGCGCTCGGGCGTTCGCGGAAGCGCGAGCCAGTGGCTCGCAAACGCTTCCGCTCACCCCCGCCTGCGCGGGGATGACGCTTTGGCAAAGGCGTGGCCGCCTGCGGCGGCCACGCGCCAAAGCGTCACTTCGCTTCGACGAACGAGTATTCGACGCCGTAGGGGGTCACCGCGGCCTTGACGCGCTCGCTGTCGGCGGCGGCGCCGATGAACATCACCTTGACGTTCTTCATCGGCGGGGTTTCCTTGGTCGGCGCCGGGAACGCGGCGACGATCAGGTCGGCGATCTTGGCCGAAGCCGGCGAACCGTAAGCCAGCAGGCTGCCTTCGCTGATGCCGCGGGCCACGTCGAGCTTGGCCTTTTCCAGCTGGCGGTCGTAGTAGCCCTGGAAGTCGGCGGTGCTTTCGGCCGGCAGGTAGTACAGGTAGGGGCTGGTGGCGATGCCGTCGGCCTCGACCTTGCGCTTGACCACGTCGGTCAGGTACTTGCTCCACTCGTTGTCGTCGGAGCTCTTCGGCGCGGTCAGCGGCGCCTGCACGGCCGCAGCCGGAGCCGCCTCTTCCTTCTTGCACGCGGCCACGAAGGGCAGCGCGAGGCAGGCGATCAGCATCAGGCGGGAGGTGGTGTTCATCGGGATCCCCGTTTGTGTTGGAAGTCTTAGGAAGAGTGTTTCTGGGTGCGCTGCCATTGCACCTGCAGCGCTTGGGCTACCGCCGGCGGCACGAATCCGGAGACGTCGCCGCCAAGGCGGGAAATCTCGCGTACCAGCGAAGAGGAAATGAAGCCGTACTGCTCGGCCGGGGTGAGGAACAGCGTCTCCACCTCCGGAATCAGATGGCGGTTCATGCTCGCCAGCTGGAATTCGTATTCGAAGTCCGACACCGCGCGCAGGCCGCGCAGCAGCACCCCGCCGCCGACCTCGTCGACGAAATGGGCGAGCAGGCAGTCGAAGCCGCGCACCTCGATGTGCGGATGATGGGCCACCGCCTTGCGCGCCAGGTCCACCCGCAGCTCCAGCGGCAGCGCCGGGCCTTTGCCGGGGCTGGCGGCCACGCCGATGATCATGCGTTCGAACAGCGGTGCGGCGCGGTCGACCAGGTCGATATGGCCGTTGGTGATCGGATCGAAGGTGCCGGGATAGACGGCGATTCGAGTACGGGCCACTGTCATGGAGTGATCGTTCGCGTCTGCTGGCGGTGGGACGGCGGCCTGGCGCCGCAGCCGGCGCTGCGCGCCGCGGCGGTCGCCCGGCAGGCGCCGGGACGGAGCGCAGTGTAGCAGTCGGGCGCAATCTCTAGGCCGGTTGCGACGGTGCCGGTTCGGTCGGTACCGCTTCGGTCGCCCGGTGCCGGTACAGGGCATAGCTCACCTCGCGGGTGCCGCCCTCGCGGTGGCGCAGCCAATCCGCCGGCAGGGCAATCGGCGTGTCCCGCGGCGCCTCCACGTACAGCCAGGCGCCGGGCGCGAGCTTGGGCAGCAGCGCCGGCCAGACCGCGTCCCACAGGCCGGCCGCGAACGGCGGGTCGACGAAGGCCAGGTCGTAGCCGCCGCCGGGCTGCGCCGGCAGCCAGGCCAGGGCGTCGCCCTGCACCACCTGCGCGGCCTCGCCGCCGGGCAGGCGCGCGGCGGTGGCGCGCAGCGCTGCGGCCAGGGCCGGGTCGCGCTCGACCAGGGTGGCCGCGGCCGCGCCGCGCGACAGCGCCTCCAGGCCCAGCGCGCCGGTGCCGGCGAACAGGTCCAGCACGCGCGCGCCGGGCAATGCCGGCAGCAGCCAGTTGAACAAGGTCTCGCGCACGCGGTCGGCGCTCGGGCGCAGGCCCGGCGCATCGGGCACGTCCAGGCGGGTGCCGCGCCAGCGGCCGCCGATGATGCGCACGCGTCCGGACGCGGCCTTGCCGCCGCCGCTGGGGCGGCCGTGGGAGGGTTTGCTCATCGGGGGCGCAGGGGGGCCGGTGCTAGCATGTGCGCATTCTCGCGCATTCGTGACGCTCTCCCCCGATGATCGGTTTTTTCCGCCGCAAGAAGCCTGCAGACGCCCCCGCCAGCGAACCCCGCCTGAGCACCGAGGAACTGGCCGCCGCCTTCCCGCAGGCGCAGCCGGAGCCGGCCGCCCCGCCCGAAGCCGCCGCCGAACCGGTCGCGCCCGAGCCGGTGCCCGCGGAAGTGATCGCCGCCGCGCTGGAAGTGGACGCCCGCACCTCGGCCGCCAGCGCCGCCGCGCCCGCGTCCGCTTTCGAACCCGAACCCGTGGCCGCGCCCGCCGCTGCCGGCAAGCCCGGCTGGCGCGAGCGCCTGCGCGGCAGCGCCTTCGCCCGCAGCCTGGGCGGCCTGTTCTCGCGCAACCCGCGCCTGGACGACGACCTGCTCGACGAAATCGAGACCGCCCTGCTCATGGCCGATGTCGGCGTGGCCGCCACCACCGAGCTGGTGGAAGGCCTGCGCAAGCGCATGAAGTCGCGCGAGTTCGCCGACGCCAACGCCCTGCTCGCCGCCCTGCGCGCCGACCTGATCGCGATGCTGCGCCCGGTCGCCCAGCCGTTGCGCATCGACGCCGCCGCGCGCCCGTTCGTGCTGCTCACCGTGGGCGTCAACGGCGTGGGCAAGACCACCACCATCGGCAAGCTGGCCAAGCGCTACCGCGACGAGAACCGCGCGCTGATGCTGGCCGCCGGCGACACCTTCCGCGCCGCCGCCGTGGCCCAGTTGCAGGCCTGGGGCGAACGCAACGGCGTGCCGGTGATCGCCCAGGGCCAGAACGCCGACGCCGCCTCGGTCGCCTACGACGCCCTGCAGGCGGCCAAGGCGCGCGGCAGCGAAGTGCTGATCGCCGACACCGCCGGCCGCCTGCACACCCAGCAGGGCCTGATGGCCGAACTGGGCAAGATCAAGCGCGTGCTGCAGAAGGTCGACGCAGCCGCGCCGCACGAAGTGCTGATGGTGATCGACGGCACCACCGGCCAGAACGCGCTGTCGCAGCTGCGCCAGTTCCACGCCGCGGTCGGCGTGACCGGCCTGGTGGTGACCAAGCTCGACGGCACCGCCAAGGGCGGCGTGGTGTTCGCGCTGGCGCGCGAGTTCGGCATACCGATCCGCTACGCCGGCATCGGCGAGCGCCCGGAGGACCTGCGCGTGTTCGACGCCGAGGCCTTCGTCGACGCCCTGCTGCCCGAAGCGCTGGGCGGCGCCTGACCGCGCCGACCGGCGCACGCATGGCCGCCGACCCCGCTCCCGCCGCGCCGCGCAAGCGCCGCCGCGTCCTGCCGGCGCTGGCCGCGCTGGCGCTGCTGCTGTTGCTGTCGCTGGGCTGGTTTTCGCAACCCGACCGCGCCGCCGGCCTGCTGCTGGGCCGCATCGGCGCCGCGCTGGGCCTGGAGATCGAAGCCGCCGGCGCCAGCGAGTACCGCCTGCGCGGCACGCCCATGCTGTTGCTGCGCGATGTGCGCGTGCGCGAGCCCGGCGCAACGACGCCGCTGTTGACCGCAGGCCGCATCCAACTGTCGCTGCCGTGGTCGACCCTGCGCGCGCGCGGCGACGACCTCACCGTGGAGCGCGTCGAATTGGACGCGCCGCAGTTGGACCTGCCGTCGCTGCAGCGCTGGCTGGCCAGCCGCCCGCCCTCGCAGCAGACCCGCATTCCCACCCT
The sequence above is a segment of the Lysobacter silvisoli genome. Coding sequences within it:
- a CDS encoding CIA30 family protein, which codes for MNLPRPRWLAVLVLAALSATALAAEPAGDSDDVAIRDVRVFDGQRMQPATTVLVRDGRIAAIGPQLQIPAGVPVVDGRGGTLLPGLIDAHTHSFGEARRDALRFGVTTELDMFTDHRLLPAAGKERQSLARTDRADLWSAGTLVTAKGGHGSEYGLAIPTLDDPAQAEAFVRERIAEGSDYIKLVVDNGAAYTGKPRIPTLSDAAMQATIVAAHRHDKRALVHVAQVGDARKVIDAGADGLIHIYSDRVADDELVAAIKRRDAFVTPTLSVMATLSRAGEGAKLAADPRIAPMLQPAQKDALNQTFPLPQHIAHHLPNALENVRRLHAAGVTLLAGTDAGNPGTTHGASQHAELALLVQAGLSPVEALRAATSAPAQRFGLSDRGRIAAGLRADLVLVDGDPSADITATRAIRAVWKNGYSVARVADKPAPRVAAGAVELLREGQPAPSWSATSDQMIGGRSQSRLTVGQGRDGGPALQVAGEIVAGAANPWGGIILFPGAEPMGATDASGVRELVLRVRGDGRPLTLLVFSGVDMNGRPGVHQVATAGEWREVTVPLSSLPNVDLSRLRGISLAAGTPGPFAFAIEAVELR
- a CDS encoding aminotransferase class III-fold pyridoxal phosphate-dependent enzyme — its product is MTLLSPLAPLRAHAGARRTIGLDDATVERFAASHAELAEVIEAAAAEYAAVRADIAELLDLDEDAQIRAVQAGYVNFYTDDGVNPYVALAARGPWIVTLKGAVLHDSGGYGMLGFGHTPGAVIAAMAKPQAMANIMTPSLSQLRFDRALRAAIGGERGCPYTRFLCLNSGSESVSLAARIADVNSKLMTDPGAKYAGRAIKRVVVKGSFHGRTERPALYSDSSRKAYVQYLASFRNEDSVITVEPYDIEALNKAFADADANGWFIEAMFLEPVMGEGDPGRSVPPAFYAAARELTRSHGSLLLVDSIQAGLRAHGVLSIVDYPGFEGLDAPDMETYSKALNAGQYPLSVLAVGERAASLYRKGLYGNTMTTNPRALEVAVAVLQQITPQLQANIRARGSEALQKLEQLKSELGGLITKVQGTGLLFSCELSPQFKCYGAGSIEEWLRERGIGVIHGGVNSLRFTPNFTITSAELELLVSMVGRALKEGPRAQQAAAA
- the upp gene encoding uracil phosphoribosyltransferase, with protein sequence MKVVEVSHPLVQHKLGLMRRAGNSTKEFRELASEVATLLTYEATSDLETEEATIEGWAGPVAIRRIKGAKVTLVPILRAGLGMLPGVLELIPSAKVGVVGLQRDERTLQPVGYYEKLTGRMDERTALILDPMLATGGTLIATVDMLKAAGCRRIKGLFLVAAPEGLRALEARHPDVEVFTASVDQRLNEVGYILPGLGDAGDKIFGTKHES
- a CDS encoding TMEM43 family protein — protein: MRPVRRAAWLLPLAFAAAASAQAPTAPAQAPVAATPVDEPRTAEPLRDREFGVLTRQFGLDRRVEMYQWQAVSGGGYQRVWNAARIDSQGFAPGHENPPTLPLENQRWWSDSATLDGKPVDLTLLQGLGEWRLFRPNFSRLPANLAATFQPEGDGLGSAENPLDPQIGDLRVTWRELRLPPLEGRVELQQGRWRMSAATAAAALNAAPVPEPAEAAAEGAHRLWPWFGGGALVIVIALVGRRRRRAKARALAESRDAQG
- a CDS encoding MBL fold metallo-hydrolase, with product MKLWSLLGNSQKLDGGAMFGNAPRALWERWSPPDAENRIDLACRALLASPLAGKTVLFETGIGAFFEPKLRERYGVNEERHVLLESLAGAGFAPQDIDVVVLSHLHFDHAGGLLAPWQEGQAPQLLFPNAQYLVGRAHYQRATSPHARDRASFIPELPGLLEASGRLELVDGEHSRALGDSVRFHYSDGHTPGLMLAEIVGPESVDGQPHGGVVFCADLIPGRPWVHVPITMGYDRNAELLIDEKKAFLADKLERNVHLFFTHDPGCALAQVVRDDKGRFGTAHEVAELQARALAA